The nucleotide window TGCAATGAGTTTCTTGCTGGAGGACAACTCTCTGAAGCGAAGGATCTATTTGAAGCTTCATTGGATAGATTTTTCGCATTGAAGGATTTCATGTATAAAGATTTAATTGATAAACTTTGCCAAAGTGAAAGATTAGATGATGCTGATTACCTTCTCCATAAATTAATTGACAAGGGATATGGATTTGACCATTCATCGTTCATGCCGGTAATTGATGGATTTAGTAAAAGCGGAAACAAACACCGAGCAGATGAATTAGCAAAGAGGATGATGGAATTTGCTTCAGAAGATAGACCTGCTGACAGAGCCTATCAAAATGGCAAGAGGATCTTTCCTAGAAAAGTTGAAAATGATGGTGGAAGTGATTGGCAGGATATAATCCACAGGTAAGGGTATTTTTTGTGCATTTTTGGGTTCTTTTCCTTGGGAAAATGAAGTTATTTGTTAGTTTTGGCTgtgtttgaaaattatttttttactttttttttttgttctttaatCATTCCATAATTTGCATTCTTAATTTCTATATACAATGATTAATCCTCCATAAATATGATCTGTATATGATTTCTTCTACAGCATTTGAACAATGATACCATTCATTGGTGTTTGGTTGAATGGAGTGCTACTATGTGATAGAATCTGTGTCTTCATTTCCATTATCTCATTTGTTAGACGGTTTCCTGGTTGATAAACTTATACAAACAATACATATCAATTTTTTTGTACTTGgttcatttttgaaaaagttgcaTTATCATGTGAATAAAATGATCTTGTATCAAAATTTGCTGTCATCACAAATATGTTAGTTCTATCAAACTATAAATAAACTTGGGTCCTGCTTTGAACATGGAAATGATTGTCAAATTACTTTAACATATATTCAATGCTCATTGATGATCTGTTATGTATTACTTAACAGGGATGGTGGCAGTGGTATTGCATTGAAAACTCTAAAACGTGTACAGAAAGGCTGGGGCCAAGGTAGTATCTCGAGTTTGCGGCCACCACAGGATGATTTTCTTGATTACTATGATGGTATTGGTTGATTCTTTGTTATTTCTTCGTATCTTCACCTTACTTTCAATCCCTGAGCCCTTAGGAGTGGATGATAGGAGAATGGAAAGGTTTGAACTGATTTCGGCCTGGTGAAGCAGGTAGATGAGAGTGGAAGATCTTTTTCTTGGATTACATGGCTCCTGAAACCATATCCTTGATTATTTGATAGTTCATACACTTGGTTCTTAGTAGAAACAGATTAGTCTCAGATGTAACACTTTGAATCTGTGGTATAATGGCCATATCCCTGTCCAGATTGTGAATAGCCACAGAAGCACTAGCTTACATAACTCGGATACTAAGAATTCATAGAAACCTAACCTGTGGAAAGATGTTAACAGATTTACTGATAATTGGATTTACTAATTTACCCTCGGATGATAATCTGTTCATTTGAACTTAGGAGTTTTTCTTACTGATGATGAATTTTATCCAACCCCTTctcaaataaaagataaattactCCTTATGACATGTCTTGATAGCTATCGGATAAAGTAGGTTATGTCATCATAATTAAAACTAACTCTTTATTAAAAGGGCTCTCTGGTATTTTTTTTAgccaaatttttttctttaattttgtcaAGTGTGAGAAAGAGGAGATTATTTTCTGGAAATGAAAATCCATATAATTTATAGCATCAATGGCTAGccacaaaatcataaaatgtaattaaaaaaaattgagacaaGAAGATAATAATGAAATGCAGAGATAGGAAGTATGAAACcgaaattagaataaattatatataaaccCTGCAAATTAAACTCGCATGGTGAGAATGAGATATTCACATGATTGAAGCAAATAGTAATTCACAAGGTGAATTAAAACAAATATTCTAAAAACAATAAGAATAACACAGCGTTTTCTATGAAGGGtaaacaataaaatttgaagtgaaaacgAAATATATGCCGAGAAGGCAGAATGGGAGGACAAAGGTGGGATGAAAAGGAGAAGAGGAAGTAAAAGTACGAGAGGGGGAAAGGATGATTTGGTTTCTCTCCGGCATGTCCATCTTCATTATTAGGGTAACTCATTAAATTAAGAGTTAGTATTAATTATCATGTCATAATTCATTTAATTCAAACCATTAGATACCAGGAATAACTTgcattttatttaagagaggctTAGGTAGAAATCATTTTAATGTATTGACCATTTCATTTGTCATAAAGTTATGTCTCTTTTACTTTAGTTTCCAATATTTTTAAACTCAGAAATAGTTTGCCAATCCTTATAATCACTAGAAAATCGACTAATTCATTTTGATCCATAGAGGTTCcaaagaaaatttgattttctagcTGGATTGTTTTAGTTCCTAAGACTTGAGCCTAAGTTATTtggttaaaagaaaataatactTACACTCCGATCAATTCACATCGACCTGCTACCAGAATTTATTATATAGCCACATAACACTTAGGTAAAACAcactcttatatatatatatatatatttcgcCAATTCTTGTACATAAAATTGGTGCCtatcaattataatttgttctaaCTTGAAGAATGAATCAACGGCAACATCATAGTTCATTCATGCACTATTTTGTGTATTACTATGAAAGTAAACCGGCATTGTTTTATTTCTTGAACTTTAAAAGTAGTTATTTAGTTTCTAAAGTgatattttgtaaattttttgagtttttatttttgttaacttGGTGGTTAGTCAGTTACTATTGATTTGTCTATGTCAAAATGACATGATATGTCATGTGAAATTGAATAATTACGTGGCATACCGCACAGGATTGAACACAAATATCAGTCTACTATATCAGATTTCTAATGTAAGTGTTATAGAAAATCTTAGACTAATAAAAATGGATTAAGTTACTAAggtgtatatataatatgaatgactgttatacatatataattccATTTCCTTTAGTTTTGGAGTCGAGTGGATCGATTTAGGGTTTATTTAGGTGtgcttctaaattttttttcgagttattttaaaaaaaatttaaaaataaaaataattttatatttagatatcttatgcaacaaatttttttatttataaattatatttgagTATAACTTattaaatacactaaaaaatattttttattaaaaaaataatttttctatcaACTTAAAAGATACCCAAACAAACActtaaaattatcattttatgATGCAATAATTTCATGgaattgaatataataatatgtgTATAATAACATCTATTATATCAGAATAACATCTGTTTTATCAGAATATCAATAAATCCAATTATTATAATGGTTCGAAATTTCTTACCTAGTTCGCAATTTTAAGCCTCCCTAGATTTAGATTCGCCTTCCCAACAATGTGATATGATGCATTATCATTTATGCCTTTATGGGAACataaaattttggatttaataaaatagtaattgtTGACAAAATCTTTATATACTATAATAAttgatggaaaaaaaaaagtacttttatagtttttatttaacaattttattaagttttaattttatttttaacgtttaaaatgttctatttttatttcaaaaatatttttattatatttttattatttggttaaaattaaaatattttcttttaaaaatattatttttttctattattatccttttctattttttcactCTTAAATCATTACCATCatcattttattaatataattatgaattGTATTACTATctaaagaaaattataatagagattttttttaaaagatcaaattttaacttttacccgagaaataataaaaatatgacaaaaaatatattttggacaaaaataaaatatttgaaatattatggacgaaattaaaatttagtcaaaATGTTAAAAACTAcatcaataatttatataatttggggttaaattattgaaattttttgaaaacaggTAAAGTTGGAAATGACATACACTACTAACCAATCAAGTGAATTGATTGGATGATTGTTGATTGCTTAAAGAAAGGAGTTATTGAGTTCGAGTCAAATTATTATTGTGCTATTTGACATCTCCAATGGCGTCTAATAAATAGAATAttacttttgatatttttaaaaaataaattgatttaaaattaaatttatattaaaattagattgatgaaatttgatgaaataaaATTGGTAATTTAGTATacattttgataaaaaaattaataaattttgttatttgtataattatattgataaaataattaaaaaataatataaacttttaactaaactaaaattaagtATTGGaggaataaattttatttttaatttttaattactatTTATGACATATAATTTCACATATATTTATGTGTCATATTATAggatctaaaataaaattaaaattaaatctcgTCTTACTTAGCTATTAGTTATAATCTACTAAGTACGAacacttttttatttgttgtatcTATATATCAGATATATTTTGAACACAACACTCATTGATATTTGTTTGACATACGTGTTTTCTGTGTCCAATtatgttttaataaaatttttttttcagacaTACTTAAATACACTTAAATATCATTACGTATCAGCGTGTCCAACTTTAttcttaatatgtattttttaaatgagtttaaaaataatttatattattaattattaaaaaaatatgttaaatattttatataataaaaaaatattaaaaataatttaaaaattaatttatattttaatatcaataaaatattaaaatattattataNNNNNNNNNNNNNNNNNNNNNNNNNNNNNNNNNNNNNNNNNNNNNNNNNNNNNNNNNNNNNNNNNNNNNNNNNNNNNNNNNNNNNNNNNNNNNNNNNNNNNNNNNNNNNNNNNNNNNNNNNNNNNNNNNNNNNNNNNNNNNNNNNNNNNNNNNNNNNNNNNNNNNNNNNNNNNNNNNNNNNNNNNNNNNNNNNNNNNNNNNNNNNNNNNNNNNNNNNNNNNNNNNNNNNNNNNNNNNNNNNNNNNNNNNNNNNNNNNNNNNNNNNNNNNNNNNNNNNNNNNNNNNNNNNNGTTCGTATcccttataaaaaattttaaatggtgTGCCCATGTATTCCATATCGTGTCTGTATCATCGTGTAACATGGGCTATAATTGGATTTTGATAGATACAAACAATGGACTGATGGAGTTATCAGTTATCACCCTCAAGGATACGTTACGTTTGGACTGTGGCCAATCAAGGAAAAATGGATGACAACTTTTATAAAAGTGCATTTAGTTATTCAAGTTCATAAGTAAAAGGAATGTCCAAAGTGGAAGTAGATGTACCCTTTCTTGTCATTCAACTACAAAAACTTGTTGTCCATCTAATTTCAGAAATTTATTTTCATAGctgaattattatattttttattaaaatagaacACAATAAACTGATTATTGTTGAACAAAATTcatatcattttctttttcattacttACAAACTCCGCTCTCTGTTTTACTCACcctattgaaattttaaatagtaACATGACATCCAATTACATGCATTCCACTCCTCAATTTCTTTATTGTATTTCATTATTGGTCATATCTTTTACGTACCCTTAAATTACCCATGCAAACACGTACATTCCGCATGAATAAATTTTCTAGAGTTATAGAAgatgtataaaattatgaagtgagaaagaatattttttataaaattaatataaaggtATAAATTTGGTTTTTCTGAAATGAGAATGTTAGAAAAAAAAGACTTTAATTATCCTTAAATCCCTGTAATAAGACTCAATACGATGAAAATTACTAATCTAACCGTGGTTAATTCCTTATTTTCCTATGTTGTAAACGGCTTCACTTTAAAATATTCGACCTACAACAAACCAATTAGGAAGGACAAAAAAACTAACGAGTGTGGTTTCTACCATATGAACACAAGTGCGATTTGAGTTTATGCTAATAAGATAAGACACTTTTTCTGAAAATTCTTTTAGCCACAATAACAAACATTTCATTCACGAAATAGCCATACAACATATAAGATAATAGAAACATTAGAtctaaagaagaaaaattagacATACACGTTTTAACTGGATCCCACTGAGTCAAATACAGACAATATTATAAGGTATTAAAATTAGTCCTTTTCGGTGGTTGGAGAATTTACCTACAATAATGAGTTTATACGCTTCAAGACCGGCAGAGAAACACGGATTCCTTttgattttgtaacaaaaatatcAGTGGACCCGCTAATGTTATGTCCATATTCATTCTAACTCGTACTATTCTTGAAAAATTGTCCTACTAGGAATGAATGCCAGTCACTATAGCAGGGTAATGGATTCAACATCATATGGCTAAACACTAAACAGAAAATGTATCATGTTTAAATAAGCATTAGAAAAACTCAACATAAGTCCCTATAGTAACACAGCATGAACAGAAAAACTAAgcaaagtaaataaataaaaggaattgAGACTCTCATTCTAGTTACACATGATTCAATGATCCGAATCCCAAATCCCTCACAATATACTATAAATatctataagaaaaaaaattaccaaatctTCAAGTTGCAGAGGATGCCACTTCCTACTAGTCCTGacttgattttttttccttcctcctctgctccatgttttattttttactccATTGTTTTCGTTTCTAAACTAAACTACCACATTAACAACATTATTTAAATATAGTTATCATCGTATTTCTGCTAACTCATCATCCTTATATCATTATTGGATGATAAACATATGACGATAATGACTATATGTTCAAGAAACAGTTTTTCGGAGAccaaaatcttttcatttttgctGATCACCCCTCTTGTCTCCATCCCTATCCGGAAGCAACCTCCctttctcctcatcatggtcAGCACCGGCGCCGCCACCCTCAACCTTTCTCTGCGCCTCCTTAGCCTTGAGCCCCTGCAACTTGGCATGATTATAATACGCCACACCAAGAAACGCAAGCCCATATCCAAACAAATTAATCGGCGTAACGGTATCGCGAATCACAGACCAAGAAAACGCAATAAGCAACCAATCTTTGACCACTCCGGCGACGTTCATGGTCAGCGCCGACGTCTTCCCAACCAGCAAGAACACCGCAAGGTTGAGGGCGAAAGCGCAGAGCGAATTGGTACCGAAAATGACCCAATCAAACTGAAAACTCGAAGTTTCCCTCAGCAGAGGGTACTCCACAACGAGCCACGGTACAGATAGAAAAAGCAAACAACACGGCGCAACGTAGTAGAGAGAAGTTATAGGGTTAAGTGAGATTCCCTTTGACGTCAGCAGAATCTGGATCAGGACGAGGCGCGTGGCTTCAAACGCCACGGCGCCAATCTGCAATGTCACTCCCCAGGTGTCGAACCTGGCTTCGCCGTAGGCAGCGACGGCGACGCCGAGGGAGATGGATAACATGTTGAGCATGGTGTTGCTGTGATAAGACTCTTTCTTGAGGAGAACGCCGATGGAGTAGACGGCGACCGGCATGAGTGCCTTGAGCATCTGGATGAAGGAGACAGAGAGGTAGATGTAGGCGGAGTTGGAGAGCCAGAGGGAGAGCGAGTAGAGGGCGCCGATCGGGACGACGGAGGAGATGTAGAGGGAGGTGGACATGGCGGAGGGGAGATCCACGAGGCGGAGGACGCGGACAAGGAAGAACGCGAGGGAGGCGCAGAATGACATGTGGATCATGGTGAGCGAGATCGGGAATGGCCAGTTGTACAGCTTCTTGTCCAGAATGTATTTGTTGTACACGATCACTGTGAACGACAGGAAGATCCATATGGCCACGTACGTGTAGGCCACGACTATCTTCTTCAAAACGCCGTCGCTTATTGGTTGCGACGACGTGGCCGCTGCGGCGGTGGATGACGATTGTGTGGACAATGAACCAGCTCCTTTGCCcattattattttgtgtttgttgtcagagaagatggaaaaaaataatgcgagagagaagaaagagtcACAAGAGAGATGGGAGTGTGTGGAGTGGAGTGTTgtgagaggagagagagagagtggaagTTTGTTTCGTTTGTTTGATGCGGTAAAACGTAAAACACACAACAACTAAACGTACTGCCATATCAGCTATGTTATGGGCTATGGACAACACACCTACAACTAACTACCACCTATAAccgttacttttttttttttctattggtAAAGAAATGGAGATGCGGGGTATATTTGGTAATAAATACAAtcaatttctctttttaaacaaaatcaaatcgtattaaattaaattaattattctctAATTTTGACCAAATTATAGAGAGGTTTTAGTTTTTGcacatatttaattatataatataataatataaatttaatttgagtaattatccaaatcagtccctcaaaaaaaattaatacacagattAATTTTCAAGGTTTTACTCCCGCATACAAATCAATTCCCAATTTATTTTCTGGCAAAGTAATTATCTAGATTAGTCCCCAAGGATTTTAAAAACAGATTTTAATCTCcaagaaaaaattaatgtataaaTCAATCCTCAAAATTTCTCTCTCTGTTAAACATAACAGTCCTccgttcaaaaataaaataaaataattattattattaattgcataataatattgtactataattttttggacaaaaaataataataaatttattcaNNNNNNNNNNNNNNNNNNNNNNNNNNNNNNNNNNNNNNNNNNNNNNNNNNNNNNNNNNNNNNNNNNNNNNNNNNNNNNNNNNNNNNNNNNNNNNNNNNNNAAATATCAAATGgttttaactttaaattttttgttaaataatctctaataattttattattattattgttattgagtgaatatatatatatatataaaagaatttaatgaataaatttatcattatttttgtctaaaaaatacaaaaaattatagtacaatattattatgcaattaataataataataattttattttatttcattttttaacgGAAGACTATTATGTCTAACGGAGAGAAACCTTGGGGATTGATTTGTACATTAATTTTTCTTAGGGACTAAAATATCCGTTTTTAAAATCCTTGAAGACTAGTCTGGTAATTATTTTGCCGGAAAATAAACTGGAGACTTATTTGTCTGTCAGAGTAAAACCTTGGGGATTaatctgtgtattaatttttcttggagaCTAAAATGTCCGATTTAAAAATCCTTAGGgactgatttgggtaattaatcatttaattttgatgtactgtcaataaaaaataattttacatatgCATCCAATCACGTAATATCACGTCATACAAAATAACTACTATTATCATTGATCGcgtaaataatcataaaaaaacagaTGTGATTATACgactgtataaaataaaatattttatattatcagtacatcaaaattaaactttaacaatatattgacaaaaataattattttgtataattattgTAGAAATAATTATGTATCCAAAACAATTgatataatttgaataattgagtaaaataatttagtatAATGCATTCAAGTCAAACTCTTCCTTATATGACATTAAATTTCCTCAAAATGTATTGCTAATAATtattatgtaattttaaaaagaaaaataaacaaatatagtattaatttaaatttgaacttTTTTATACGAGAgtaattatatctatttaaaataaacttttgtttcttttattttttgaattttttttacatttttacatatatactataaatctgATTCTACTAGAGAAATAATAGAAATCAGTTcatatatatttcaaaaaagaaaaactagacctctaaaatctataaatctacattattaaatatttatattcgtTGATCATTGattaattttcattatttctctAAATTTATGATACTTATAAATCactatttaatttcaataattattgatagagaaattaaaaagaaagaggaaagaggaaACAAGTGATACAAAAAAACGTGTAGATACATAAAACAATTAGTTACTAGGATGAATGAATctgaaatacttttaaaaaataaaaaatatatatttaatatcatTGAAACTATTGTAATCTTAATTATTTCTCTTTGTACAAAGTTTCTacttttgtatttatatgtttACTGATTCTATTCCGTTATTCAATTTCAACTCTAATTAACATAACATAAATTCATGGCTCCGTTTCTATCATCATTTATGAATTATGACTTATGAGTCTTCCTCTGTTTCTATTTGTCAGCCTTTCAAACGGTAGGAGATCGAGTCAATGGCCAATAATGATATTGAACGTTTTTGACAATCATAAATAAAGCAATTCCCTAATTTACCCATTATTTTATAATgaatattgacaaaaaaaaaatgtataaagtaaAACACACCGTGATTTTAACCCCTCATTCataccaataaaataattttattataattaaatatgaagtacaaaaaaaaattttaataaagtaaaaatcATACGTATAACTAGCTAAATTATTAAACCATCAAAACTTACAAATAAAtaacactaaaataaaaatatccaaaatgaTTAATATCCTTTAAAATTTGGTTTTCAATGAAGACAATATTTCTACACCAAATCacttttattgttaatttattatatattatatattaaatttataattaaaatatctcattctttctttctttttctgtatcttttttattcttttattcattctatctctcttatatattattattaatgattGGTTACAAATTTCACAAGTAAAATATACAACATGACATtaagttaaattaaattaaattaaaattaaaagattaaaattaaaattgaaatataattatattattactaatttaacaaCCAAAATATGTTAGTTGCATGACACTCTCTCATTAAAATTGcgatgaaatatttttttctaaaattaataaattctcTTTCACCATTCTCTTATTTACCTCTCtccctttttctatttctctctatctttctcactctatatataatttataatttatattttatattactaatttgatAAACCAAAATATGTCACAAGATATTCTTTTattatgattaaaataaaattatttcttctAAAATTAAGAAACTCCCTCTctcattcttattctttttctttttctttctcttttcttttttattttttatctctttctacctttttgttttttaaaaaaataaaatacaattcaaataaattcataaaattataaagatacGTTAAatctataattaaattaattaaaaaataatcagataatattattcacataaaaatatatatttttttgatttttttatttagtttcaaattttcacagcttatctttctaatttattatattttcacttcttttccttcaaatatttattacatataatttggagagaatactaatgttgtgattaataattagaatcaagattcaattgctttaaaaaaattaaatttaaattaattttataactatcactataatttttttatgctaataattaattatatttatatatataaaaaatatttttttaataacaagtatgaaaattaattatttttatttatgcaaCAGATTTAATACCTAATTAAACGTAAAAGTATacacattaaaatt belongs to Arachis duranensis cultivar V14167 chromosome 8, aradu.V14167.gnm2.J7QH, whole genome shotgun sequence and includes:
- the LOC107463264 gene encoding probable sugar phosphate/phosphate translocator At2g25520 → MGKGAGSLSTQSSSTAAAATSSQPISDGVLKKIVVAYTYVAIWIFLSFTVIVYNKYILDKKLYNWPFPISLTMIHMSFCASLAFFLVRVLRLVDLPSAMSTSLYISSVVPIGALYSLSLWLSNSAYIYLSVSFIQMLKALMPVAVYSIGVLLKKESYHSNTMLNMLSISLGVAVAAYGEARFDTWGVTLQIGAVAFEATRLVLIQILLTSKGISLNPITSLYYVAPCCLLFLSVPWLVVEYPLLRETSSFQFDWVIFGTNSLCAFALNLAVFLLVGKTSALTMNVAGVVKDWLLIAFSWSVIRDTVTPINLFGYGLAFLGVAYYNHAKLQGLKAKEAQRKVEGGGAGADHDEEKGRLLPDRDGDKRGDQQK